Genomic window (Caldibacillus debilis DSM 16016):
TTTGACGGCATCGAATTCCGCGGATTCAAACATTCCACGGTGGAAGAATTGGCCAAATACGCCGGGGTTCCGGTATGGAACGGGTTAACCGACGAATTCCACCCGACCCAAGTGCTCGCCGACTTTTTGACGGTGAAAGAAAATATCGGCCACTTAAAAGGCGTAACCTTCGTTTACGTCGGCGACGGCCGCAACAACATGGCCAACAGCCTGCTGATCGGCGGGGCGAAAGTGGGTATGGACATCCGGATCTGCTCGCCGAAGGAACTGTTCCCGAGTGAAGAGCTCGTCAACTATGCGAAGGAAGTGGCGAAAGAAAGCAACGGCAAAGTGATGATCACCAGCGACGTTGACGAAGCCGTTTCCGGTGCGGATGTCATCTACACCGACGTTTGGATTTCCATGGGTGAAGAAGACAAGATCAAAGAACGGATCGATCTCCTGCTTCCGTACCAAGTCAACCGGGAAATGCTTGAAAAAACAGGAAACGAAAATGTCATGTTCCTCCATTGCCTCCCGAGCTTCCATGACCTGGAAACGGAAGTCGGCCGTCAGGTTTATGAAAAATTCGGCCTGAAAGAAATGGAAGTCACCGATGAAGTTTTCCAAAGCAAAAACTCCTACGTCTTTGACGAAGCGGAAAACCGCCTCCACACCATCAAGGCGGTAATGGCGGCAACCAACGCCCGGTTGGGTTAATAAACCTTGAGGGGGAGGGAAAACCCCCTCCCTCCATTTGAAAGGAAAGGTGATTCAAATGGCTGAAAAGAAGCTGGGCCTCATCCCGCTGATCGCCCTTGTCATC
Coding sequences:
- the argF gene encoding ornithine carbamoyltransferase, whose translation is METVLSDRLLGRSFLTLKEFTEEEILYLIDLAAELKEKKKKGIPHRYLEGQNIALLFEKPSTRTRCAFTVACVDLGAHPEYLGKNDIQFGKKESTRDTAIVLGRMFDGIEFRGFKHSTVEELAKYAGVPVWNGLTDEFHPTQVLADFLTVKENIGHLKGVTFVYVGDGRNNMANSLLIGGAKVGMDIRICSPKELFPSEELVNYAKEVAKESNGKVMITSDVDEAVSGADVIYTDVWISMGEEDKIKERIDLLLPYQVNREMLEKTGNENVMFLHCLPSFHDLETEVGRQVYEKFGLKEMEVTDEVFQSKNSYVFDEAENRLHTIKAVMAATNARLG